In Salinigranum marinum, one DNA window encodes the following:
- the mutS gene encoding DNA mismatch repair protein MutS: MPQGIVGEFLSLKEETDADLLAMQCGDFYEFFADDAETVGRELDLKVSKKSSHGSSYPMAGVPLDDLTPYLKALVERGYRVAVADQYETAGGHAREVTRVVTPGTMLETSREDAQYLASVVREGDRYGLAFADVTTGQFLVTTVDDPDAAGSEVYRLDPVELLPGPDVRNDDAFLRRVRDREVKLTAFETAAFAPGRARHALREQFGDVATSAGLDDEVAIRAAGAVLAYVTETNTGVAASMTRLRTYEPSDHLTLDATTQRNLELTETMHGDRTGSLVDVIDHTVTSAGGRLLREWVTRPRRDRAEIGRRLDCVEALATEALARERLRDALDGAYDLERLASRAAGERADASDLLSIRDTLALVPTLAEAVEGSALADSPLAAVVARPDRDGAAALHAELDGALADDPPKTVTQGGLLRRGYDDDLDDLIERHTAVESWLDDLAAREKREHGLSHVTVDRNRTDGYYIQVGKSVADEVPEGYREIKTLKNSKRFVTDELEEREREILRIEEARAELEYELFCDLRERVGARAELLQDVGRTLAEVDALASLATHAAGNDWTRPTLTEPGGLDIEAGRHPVVERTTEFVPNDLSMGADRRFLIVTGPNMSGKSTYMRQAALITLLAQIGSFVPARRAEVGVVDGIYTRVGALDELAQGRSTFMVEMQELSNILHSATEESLVVLDEVGRGTATYDGISIAWAATEYLHQGDNVLVDGSGGGPKTLFATHYHELTELGERLPRAANVHMAGEENDGEVTFLRTVEEGPADRSYGIYVAELAGVPEPVTRRAREVLELLQQEKAIDVRGGSKGTEQVVFDLGSGQFATGGGSEAVMETVATEEAASDGGGLDPELEAVLDELRGIDVNDTSPLELMGKVQEWQRRLDTE; the protein is encoded by the coding sequence ATGCCGCAAGGGATCGTCGGCGAGTTTCTCTCGCTCAAGGAGGAGACGGACGCGGATCTGTTGGCGATGCAGTGTGGCGATTTCTACGAGTTCTTCGCCGACGACGCCGAGACCGTCGGTCGGGAGCTGGATCTGAAAGTCTCGAAGAAGTCCTCCCACGGCTCGTCGTACCCGATGGCCGGCGTCCCCTTGGACGACCTCACGCCGTACCTGAAAGCGCTCGTCGAGCGCGGGTACCGAGTGGCCGTCGCCGACCAGTACGAGACGGCGGGGGGCCACGCCCGCGAGGTGACGCGGGTGGTCACGCCCGGCACGATGCTGGAGACCTCCCGCGAGGACGCCCAGTACCTCGCGAGCGTCGTCCGCGAGGGCGACCGCTACGGGCTGGCGTTCGCGGACGTTACTACCGGGCAGTTCCTTGTCACGACGGTCGACGACCCCGACGCCGCCGGCTCGGAGGTGTACCGGCTCGACCCGGTGGAGCTCCTGCCGGGCCCCGACGTCAGGAACGACGACGCCTTCCTCCGGCGCGTCCGCGACCGCGAGGTGAAGCTCACGGCGTTCGAGACGGCGGCGTTCGCCCCCGGCCGGGCGCGACACGCCCTCCGCGAGCAGTTCGGCGACGTCGCGACGAGCGCCGGCCTCGACGACGAGGTCGCGATCCGGGCGGCCGGAGCCGTCCTCGCCTACGTCACGGAGACGAACACCGGCGTGGCCGCATCGATGACGCGCCTGCGGACGTACGAGCCGAGCGACCACCTGACGCTCGACGCCACCACCCAGCGGAACCTCGAACTCACCGAGACGATGCACGGCGACCGAACCGGGTCGCTCGTCGACGTCATCGACCACACGGTGACGAGCGCCGGCGGCCGGCTGCTCAGAGAGTGGGTGACGCGCCCCCGCCGGGACCGCGCCGAGATCGGCCGCCGGTTGGACTGCGTCGAGGCCCTCGCGACCGAGGCGCTGGCCCGCGAACGGCTCCGCGACGCGCTCGACGGCGCGTACGACCTCGAACGGCTGGCGTCGCGGGCCGCCGGCGAGCGTGCCGACGCGTCGGATCTGCTGTCGATCCGCGACACCCTCGCCCTCGTCCCGACGCTCGCGGAAGCGGTCGAGGGGAGCGCGCTCGCGGACTCCCCGCTCGCCGCGGTCGTCGCCCGTCCCGACCGCGACGGCGCGGCCGCCCTGCACGCCGAACTGGACGGGGCACTGGCGGACGATCCGCCGAAGACAGTGACGCAGGGCGGGCTGCTCCGGCGGGGATACGACGACGACCTCGACGACCTCATCGAACGACACACCGCGGTCGAGTCCTGGCTCGACGACCTCGCGGCGAGGGAGAAACGCGAGCACGGCCTCAGCCACGTGACGGTCGATCGGAACCGGACCGACGGCTACTACATCCAGGTCGGGAAGTCGGTCGCCGACGAGGTCCCCGAGGGCTACCGCGAAATCAAGACGCTGAAGAACTCGAAACGGTTCGTCACCGACGAACTCGAGGAGCGAGAACGCGAGATCCTCCGGATCGAGGAGGCCCGCGCGGAGCTCGAATACGAGCTGTTCTGCGACCTGCGCGAGCGGGTCGGCGCGCGTGCGGAACTGTTGCAGGACGTGGGACGGACGCTCGCGGAGGTGGACGCGCTCGCCTCGCTCGCGACGCACGCTGCGGGGAACGACTGGACGCGGCCGACCCTGACCGAGCCGGGCGGGCTCGACATCGAGGCGGGTCGGCACCCGGTCGTCGAGCGGACGACCGAGTTCGTCCCGAACGATCTCTCGATGGGCGCCGACCGGCGCTTTCTGATCGTGACCGGGCCGAACATGTCGGGCAAGTCGACGTACATGCGGCAGGCGGCGCTCATCACCCTCCTGGCACAGATCGGGAGCTTCGTCCCGGCGCGTCGGGCCGAGGTAGGCGTCGTCGACGGGATCTACACGAGAGTTGGCGCGCTCGACGAACTCGCTCAGGGCCGCTCGACGTTCATGGTGGAGATGCAGGAGCTGTCGAACATCCTGCACTCGGCCACGGAGGAGTCGCTGGTCGTCCTCGACGAGGTGGGGAGGGGGACGGCGACGTACGACGGCATCTCCATCGCGTGGGCCGCCACGGAGTATCTGCACCAAGGCGACAATGTACTTGTAGATGGGAGCGGCGGTGGTCCAAAAACGCTGTTCGCAACCCACTACCACGAGCTAACGGAGCTCGGCGAACGCCTCCCGCGGGCTGCAAACGTCCATATGGCCGGCGAGGAGAACGACGGCGAAGTGACGTTCCTGCGGACCGTCGAGGAAGGGCCTGCAGATCGGTCCTACGGGATTTACGTCGCGGAGTTGGCGGGCGTCCCAGAGCCGGTCACGAGACGGGCACGTGAGGTCCTCGAACTGCTGCAACAGGAGAAAGCAATCGACGTGAGAGGTGGATCTAAGGGAACCGAGCAGGTCGTCTTCGACCTCGGAAGCGGGCAGTTCGCGACAGGCGGCGGTTCGGAGGCGGTGATGGAAACAGTGGCGACGGAGGAAGCCGCCAGCGACGGCGGCGGACTCGACCCCGAACTCGAAGCCGTGCTCGACGAGTTACGCGGGATCGACGTCAACGACACCTCGCCGCTGGAGCTCATGGGGAAAGTACAGGAGTGGCAACGGCGGCTCGATACCGAGTAA
- a CDS encoding NUDIX domain-containing protein yields MGTNMWAKVVQRGILLRQTDEVVEALLLRNHDGTWELPGGKVEYGETAGESLEREVREETGLVVTGAEPVETTVRSLKTKKKRGKFGVVYRCEFAGDTVELSDEHVDFAWRDRAGVVETNLKQVDEYRSLLRVLGAGREGSEAPGLARVAGTRESTNAEATDR; encoded by the coding sequence GTGGGAACGAACATGTGGGCGAAAGTCGTCCAGCGCGGGATCCTCCTCCGGCAGACCGACGAGGTGGTCGAGGCGCTTCTCCTCCGGAATCACGACGGGACGTGGGAACTCCCCGGCGGCAAGGTCGAGTACGGGGAGACGGCGGGCGAAAGCCTCGAACGCGAGGTGCGCGAGGAGACGGGGCTGGTCGTCACGGGTGCCGAACCGGTGGAGACGACCGTCCGCTCGCTCAAGACGAAGAAGAAACGCGGGAAGTTCGGCGTCGTCTACCGGTGTGAGTTCGCGGGCGACACCGTCGAACTCAGCGACGAGCACGTCGACTTCGCGTGGCGGGACCGCGCGGGAGTGGTCGAGACGAACCTCAAGCAGGTCGACGAGTACCGGAGCCTCCTGCGCGTGCTCGGCGCGGGTCGCGAGGGCTCCGAAGCGCCTGGCCTCGCACGTGTCGCGGGAACCCGGGAGTCGACGAACGCGGAGGCGACCGACCGATGA
- the mutL gene encoding DNA mismatch repair endonuclease MutL, with protein sequence MSDSSGSEGPRDAPTDGVEPDPDHGIRALDTATVQRIAAGEVVERPASVVKELVENSLDADASRVSVAVEGDGTSELRVRDDGVGMTEAALEAAVEEHTTSKISDIADLESGVGTLGFRGEALHTIGAVSRTTIRSKPRGGARGTELVYEGGEVSEIRPAGCPEGTVVEVRDLFYNTPARRKFLKTEATEFDHVNTVVTQYALANPDVAVALEHDDREVFATEGRGSLESAVLSVYGRAVAESMIRVDDAEGVAVEGLVSDPETTRSTREYLSTFVNGRYVTSPLLREAVLDAYGGQLAPDRYPFTVLFVSVDPETVDVNVHPRKMEVRFDDESAVRRAVSESVESALLDHGLIRSTAPRGRSRADETEIRPDSPTDETVAEPERRGGRTDGRRTSRESPEEGSGEHTAATVEDETATAAGGSGGEQPGGVVDADPDGTGEADPDGAGDAGATPTSETDGSQPEGSTARRPSERGDERRPEPSTALDRRSEEWGRDRDALGDAVDRVVADDEGHASAAGPGRPETSDSSGVVGPTTQRTLAGEAVDRDRTFDRLPRLRVLGQLHETYVVAATEEGLVLVDQHAADERVNYERLKRELEGETPTQALADPVELELTAREAALFDDYREALAQVGFHAGRVDDRRVEVRTVPAVFDATLDPEGLRDALSGFVADEHDGGRETIDAAAEELVADLACYPSVTGNTSLTEGRVVDLLEALDACDNPYACPHGRPTIVRIDREEIEDRFERDYPGHAGRREE encoded by the coding sequence ATGAGCGATTCGAGCGGGAGCGAGGGGCCACGGGACGCGCCCACCGACGGCGTCGAACCCGATCCGGACCACGGCATCCGGGCGCTCGACACGGCGACGGTCCAGCGCATCGCCGCCGGGGAGGTGGTGGAGCGGCCGGCCTCGGTCGTGAAAGAACTCGTCGAGAACAGCCTCGACGCCGACGCCTCACGGGTGTCGGTCGCCGTCGAGGGCGACGGCACGAGCGAACTCCGGGTCAGGGACGACGGCGTCGGCATGACCGAGGCGGCGCTCGAAGCCGCGGTCGAAGAGCACACCACGTCGAAGATCAGCGACATCGCGGACCTCGAATCGGGGGTTGGGACGCTCGGCTTCCGGGGCGAGGCGCTCCACACGATCGGGGCCGTCTCCCGGACGACGATCCGGTCGAAACCCCGCGGCGGTGCCCGCGGGACCGAACTCGTCTACGAGGGCGGCGAGGTCAGCGAGATCCGGCCGGCCGGTTGTCCGGAGGGGACCGTCGTCGAGGTGCGTGACCTCTTCTACAACACGCCGGCGCGTCGAAAGTTCCTGAAGACCGAGGCGACCGAGTTCGATCACGTCAACACGGTCGTCACGCAGTACGCGCTCGCCAACCCCGACGTGGCCGTCGCGCTCGAACACGACGACCGCGAGGTGTTCGCCACCGAGGGACGCGGGAGCCTAGAGTCGGCCGTCCTCTCGGTCTATGGGAGAGCAGTCGCCGAGTCGATGATCCGGGTCGACGACGCCGAGGGCGTGGCGGTCGAGGGGCTCGTCTCCGATCCCGAGACGACACGGAGCACCCGAGAGTACCTCTCGACGTTCGTCAACGGGCGGTACGTCACGAGTCCCCTCCTCAGAGAGGCCGTCCTCGACGCCTACGGCGGCCAGCTCGCGCCCGACCGCTACCCCTTTACCGTGCTGTTCGTCTCGGTCGATCCCGAGACGGTCGACGTGAACGTCCACCCCCGGAAGATGGAGGTGCGGTTCGACGACGAGTCGGCGGTCCGTCGGGCGGTCAGCGAGAGCGTCGAGTCGGCCCTCCTCGACCACGGGCTGATCCGCTCGACGGCCCCGCGCGGCCGGTCGAGAGCCGACGAGACGGAGATCAGGCCCGACTCACCCACCGACGAGACGGTCGCCGAACCGGAGCGCCGCGGGGGACGAACGGACGGACGACGAACGAGCCGCGAGAGCCCCGAGGAGGGGAGCGGCGAGCACACGGCGGCCACGGTCGAGGACGAAACGGCGACGGCCGCCGGCGGGAGCGGCGGGGAGCAACCGGGCGGCGTCGTGGACGCCGACCCCGATGGCACGGGCGAGGCAGACCCCGATGGCGCAGGCGATGCGGGAGCGACGCCGACTTCCGAGACGGACGGGAGCCAGCCCGAGGGGTCGACGGCCCGGCGGCCGAGCGAGCGTGGAGACGAACGCCGACCGGAGCCGTCGACGGCGTTGGACCGCCGGAGTGAGGAATGGGGACGCGATCGAGACGCACTCGGAGACGCGGTCGACCGCGTGGTCGCGGACGACGAGGGCCACGCGTCGGCCGCCGGACCGGGGCGTCCGGAGACGAGTGACTCGTCGGGCGTCGTCGGCCCCACGACACAACGGACGCTTGCGGGAGAGGCAGTCGACCGTGACCGGACGTTCGACCGCCTGCCCCGACTGCGGGTCCTCGGCCAGTTACACGAGACGTACGTCGTCGCCGCGACCGAGGAGGGGCTGGTGCTCGTCGACCAGCACGCGGCGGACGAGCGAGTGAACTACGAGCGACTGAAACGGGAACTCGAGGGTGAGACGCCGACACAGGCGCTCGCCGACCCGGTCGAACTCGAACTCACCGCGCGGGAGGCGGCGCTGTTCGACGACTACCGCGAGGCGCTCGCGCAGGTCGGCTTTCACGCCGGCCGCGTCGACGACCGCCGTGTCGAGGTGCGGACGGTCCCGGCGGTGTTCGACGCGACGCTCGACCCCGAGGGACTCCGTGACGCGCTGTCGGGCTTCGTGGCCGACGAGCACGACGGCGGCCGCGAGACGATCGACGCCGCGGCCGAGGAACTCGTCGCCGACCTCGCCTGTTACCCGTCGGTGACCGGGAACACCTCGCTCACCGAGGGGCGCGTCGTCGACCTGCTGGAGGCGCTCGACGCGTGTGACAACCCCTACGCCTGCCCGCACGGCCGGCCGACGATCGTCCGGATCGACCGCGAGGAGATCGAAGACCGGTTCGAGCGGGACTATCCGGGTCACGCGGGGCGGCGCGAGGAGTAG
- a CDS encoding S24/S26 family peptidase, translating into MSARTRAVQLVELLALIAVAALIAGQLLGQPILLSYVTTGSMQPTLDPGDGFVAVPMELSGPVEEGDVVVFRAERVGGGGLTTHRVVGETPDGYLTQGDANPSTDQAADEPPVQEPQLVAKAVQVGGSVVVVPNVGTVVEGMQAAVETVQRRLAALLGTDAVLGAQGFAYLLFALSLVAYAVDSLREPARGERRSRDRSRDAGTSTRLVVGAMAAVVILIATAAMVVPAGPFAFDVVSSSVDSPGPGVIERDSTENATYVVPNGGFVPVVVFLDPASEGIDVSPREFRVAGRDRVNATVTLSAPPETGYYRRFLVEHRYLAVLPQPTIASLYGVHPWLPIVAIDALLGGSFYLLGVALVGNGRVRRRSRETAGSSGRLLNRFL; encoded by the coding sequence ATGAGCGCGCGCACACGTGCTGTTCAGCTAGTCGAACTCCTCGCGCTCATCGCCGTCGCCGCTCTCATCGCCGGCCAACTCCTCGGCCAGCCGATCCTCCTGAGCTACGTCACCACGGGAAGCATGCAGCCGACGCTTGACCCCGGCGACGGCTTCGTCGCGGTGCCGATGGAGCTCTCGGGCCCCGTCGAGGAGGGCGACGTCGTCGTCTTCCGAGCCGAGCGCGTCGGCGGCGGCGGGCTCACGACTCACCGCGTCGTCGGTGAAACCCCCGACGGCTACCTCACGCAGGGCGACGCCAACCCCTCGACGGATCAGGCGGCCGACGAGCCACCGGTCCAGGAGCCACAGCTCGTGGCGAAAGCGGTCCAGGTCGGCGGAAGCGTCGTCGTCGTTCCGAACGTCGGGACGGTCGTCGAGGGGATGCAGGCGGCCGTCGAAACCGTCCAGCGCCGCCTCGCCGCGCTGCTCGGGACCGACGCGGTTCTCGGTGCGCAGGGCTTTGCGTACCTCCTGTTCGCCCTCTCGCTCGTCGCCTACGCGGTCGACTCCCTCCGCGAGCCGGCCCGGGGCGAGCGCCGGTCGCGCGACCGGTCGCGTGACGCCGGCACCAGCACACGGCTCGTCGTCGGCGCGATGGCGGCGGTCGTCATCCTCATCGCGACGGCCGCGATGGTCGTTCCCGCAGGTCCGTTCGCGTTCGACGTGGTGAGTTCGTCGGTCGACTCGCCCGGCCCGGGGGTCATCGAACGGGACTCGACGGAGAACGCGACGTACGTCGTGCCCAACGGCGGGTTCGTCCCGGTCGTCGTCTTCCTCGACCCCGCTTCGGAGGGAATCGACGTCTCACCGCGGGAGTTCCGTGTCGCGGGACGCGACCGGGTGAACGCCACGGTCACGCTGTCTGCGCCCCCCGAGACCGGCTACTACCGACGGTTCCTCGTCGAGCACCGCTACCTCGCCGTGCTCCCCCAGCCGACGATCGCGTCCCTGTACGGCGTCCATCCCTGGCTCCCGATCGTCGCCATCGACGCGCTCCTCGGTGGCTCCTTTTACCTGCTCGGCGTCGCGCTCGTCGGCAACGGACGCGTTCGGAGACGGTCGCGTGAGACGGCGGGGTCGAGCGGCCGGCTTCTGAACCGGTTCCTGTAG